The Puntigrus tetrazona isolate hp1 chromosome 16, ASM1883169v1, whole genome shotgun sequence genome includes a region encoding these proteins:
- the rusc1 gene encoding uncharacterized protein rusc1 isoform X1, with the protein MHPSSRPSVPPRSRRFDNRRTEVKPSQGAKREDKNINTASSSPRRGTRGPPESSRLKGPGQSARAPVVQSKLVRPQKNGAHAIPAISKPKSGHTVSNLVPAVDPNCNEPSLPCLCCDGHSPQDSNSLFNHNHNNNNTVNIRQQMKLPPPPPPQKELVAPKQDIKEDESQPEVKQPHVIPVEEKEEDNGNVDEKEGGQLKNDDCSVNVNANVDENGNGNCDGEDDEDDDDEDDDTLVPSCCNCPESMLDFSLTSSTSSSSTSISSCSDLECDCPETFSLSSQDQEATECYLSSQSPVSNCPDFQSLDLNTSARSPCSSDEGYPSAPCSPSSDYIESKGSEGKCIKVDLLHFLDSIEELGKVDLFYRIVRLAHWELDGELIVRDRLDHQQKLQRVNKEVKLAYLVKLQEEGLDFDNEDITGVLDEMGNVDIPWKLYKNNKSSESLEFSDAGVDMTAPSDLETPASDSLAPSPLEPPPRPPKPPLRHVSAHPESHTYENISGHVFSVSSTNDTTNFSTSVPVPTLPALSSSSPDLKPPALPPPPSQPVPYFTLNTDRPALTSPTPPIPPPRRRHKARLEAQRLAELQREKTPLSFPPPTSRPPPLPPPPVSSSPPAIPPPPSLPPPPSFHALDVEIRKLLALAGLTQAELLKLSPELGVCVDVVLENEQQAMSDVSQIGEISINRTRKEEGVDKGLDSRLKEGSRFGKDRSSAVNELDTLSEKEVCKDEQKETNRTTSFTEMARRRKRNGGQCNHSCSCGFGSNVSLSPNSYYSTDLSNTNIPNVSFGSFDYTSVISDTPPPPPPRPLPPCPPISSNPPDLPPLKPCTLPANASRPDRFDWLIAFTPDTESPPLQMRKLSNDGMLQKVPSSTSGSKVTTFKELRNRSKQSSPPAPVQPEPDPTVITPDPDFLYNLKWRREKIDGDGWEYTSQAQASFLQPPPTPASLSLFREMCRLNIQEECPAEPKVSKQIGCSVSEGSLRTICDEKDKAVHTKKMDDEDKVEVRGMADGAWTLETRTSVSSPPLSLSLTSPYYLHSDPQFYHTDTNRDRVLNRSEGSVTISNPFPPFDCSTDDYTDSLYCAGPENNTFLFCKQENDLNGNMDSLYHRCNHVDSFLDSLYICGHDRDSTKNSFCPHNSGFDSIRNDDSLYRDARYTRNSLKLLTDPEPPSDINTLTEGDITPYKNIDMQTYITMRNLKNRSFASKSSYKDVDLLFDLNSDNIDDSKPPINPFFDYNSNENTTQNKQQLVSFPAYYLYHPKNCPLHKGAPPRLSPVGAISPPHRSGPPVPGTDVARLCSPLFPRSHTLPALAAPLYYPYLYTPPVQAPLREPSVPILHSQQSPPPLTLTVRSFSFAGSEQKNAAWMGEDVRPSLSAEGLSAACLQEKKTLVNSISVAVEAILAQFSSSRTVVQKFHSVDKTLSGDSSVNPCLGRLVLQCLCPALRSLLSDGLKPHQSDLIAGRRPNSPWGLVQASTKPGPSTQALHNLQTKVAGLPQLKQSRHKFNAFLFGLLNVKLLDYWLSHLQSCSDVLETYYRPTSFMRLSITSCQPLFEELLLLLQPLSLLTFNLDLLFQHHHLDPSSPTLTPASHTSEIYSPPNEDFGFHLSPKRLFQGSGHHLGSVLEQDHGISGLDSNPNSGLTSHVLDLSAYRNPISLSSGVTKEEDSPPLSWFKGNEISIPLNAGSLSQQAGQALQQGWGAVMRFGERLGQNFGLATSTEDDKGPNSPVDFKTGFSLNPKSPYENRQQPRDDLSLKDSETAVPWGLGRLFGASKSPNNPPASRRPSQWLSPGVSVLSRIVNLSQGPPPEKREPQRSKDKEEDEKEEINEARDQPKPLRMVRTLCDHTGAGTELSFRKGEELVLLGGVDHDWIRCRQGHKEGLVPIGYASLIM; encoded by the exons ATGCACCCCTCCTCTCGTCCCTCTGTGCCCCCACGTTCCCGCAGGTTTGACAATAGGCGTACAGAGGTAAAACCAAGCCAAGGGGCTAAGAGGGAggacaaaaacattaacactgCATCTTCATCTCCTCGCCGTGGCACTCGGGGTCCACCCGAGTCTTCCAGATTGAAGGGCCCCGGTCAGAGTGCACGAGCCCCAGTGGTTCAATCCAAACTGGTTCGGCCACAGAAGAATGGTGCTCACGCAATACCAGCAATCTCAAAACCAAAAAGTGGACACACTGTATCAAACCTAGTCCCAGCTGTGGATCCAAACTGCAACGAGCCCAGCCTACCTTGTCTGTGTTGTGATGGCCATTCACCTCAGGATAGCAACAGCCTTTTTAATCACAACCATAACAACAATAACACTGTAAACATAAGGCAACAAATGAAGCTGCCACCACCACCACCCCCACAGAAGGAATTGGTAGCTCCAAAACAAGACATTAAAGAAGATGAGAGTCAGCCAGAAGTTAAGCAACCTCATGTCATCCCAgtggaggagaaagaggaggacaATGGAAACGTGGATGAGAAAGAGGGTGGTCAGCTCAAAAATGATGACTGTAGTGTGAATGTGAATGCTAATGTTGATGAGAATGGCAATGGCAATTGTGATGGAGAAGATGacgaagatgatgatgatgaagatgatgatacTCTTGTCCCTTCTTGCTGCAACTGTCCAGAATCCATGCTGGACTTCTCCCTTACATCTTCTACCTCATCTTCATCCACATCCATCAGCAGCTGCTCAGATCTGGAGTGTGACTGTCCTGAGACATTTTCATTGTCATCCCAGGACCAAGAGGCCACTGAATGCTATCTATCATCTCAATCCCCGGTCTCCAACTGTCCTGACTTTCAGTCACTGGATCTCAACACTTCTGCAAGGTCACCTTGCTCTTCTGATGAAGGCTATCCATCAGCCCCTTGCTCTCCATCTTCTGACTACATAGAAAGCAAGGGATCAGaaggaaaatgtattaaagtggATCTCCTCCATTTTTTAGACTCCATAGAAGAGTTGGGAAAAGTGGATCTGTTCTACCGCATTGTTAGGCTGGCACACTGGGAACTGGACGGTGAGCTGATTGTCAGAGATAGATTGGATCACCAGCAGAAGCTTCAGAGGGTTAACAAAGAGGTGAAGTTGGCTTATCTTGTGAAACTTCAGGAGGAAGGGTTAGACTTTGACAATGAGGATATCACTGGAGTTTTGGATGAAATGGGCAACGTTGACATTCCATGGAAGttgtataaaaacaacaaatcaagTGAATCCCTGGAATTTTCTGATGCAGGGGTAGATATGACAGCTCCATCTGATCTTGAAACCCCTGCCTCAGATTCACTTGCTCCATCTCCACTGGAGCCTCCTCCTCGGCCCCCAAAACCTCCACTGAGGCATGTGAGTGCCCACCCAGAATCACACACTTACGAGAACATCAGTGGACATGTCTTCTCAGTCTCATCCACCAATGACACAACAAATTTTTCTACAAGTGTCCCTGTTCCTACCTTGCCTGCATTGTCATCCTCATCCCCAGATTTGAAACCTCCTgcccttcctcctcctccatcacAGCCTGTGCCCTACTTCACCCTAAATACAGACAGACCTGCTCTCACCTCCCCTACACCACCTATTCCTCCTCCGAGAAGACGTCATAAAGCCCGTTTAGAAGCTCAGAGACTTGCTGAGCTTCAAAGAGAAAAGACTCCTCTGTCCTTTCCACCGCCAACGTCCAGACCTCCTCCATTGCCACCTCCACCTGTGTCATCCTCGCCTCCAGCTATTCCACCTCCACCATCACTCCCACCGCCTCCATCTTTTCACGCTCTGGATGTGGAAATCCGAAAGTTGCTTGCTTTAGCAGGCCTCACCCAAGCTGAATTGCTTAAACTTAGTCCCGAGTTGGGTGTCTGTGTAGATGTTGTCCTGGAGAACGAGCAACAGGCAATGTCTGATGTCTCTCAGATTGGAGAAATCAGCATAAACAGGACACGCAAGGAAGAAGGTGTAGATAAGGGGTTGGACTCCAGATTAAAAGAAGGATCCAGATTTGGGAAAGACAGATCTTCAGCTGTAAATGAATTAGATACTCTCAGTGAAAAAGAAGTTTGTAAAGATGAACAGAAGGAAACAAACAGGACAACTTCTTTCACAGAAATGGCAAGACGACGTAAGAGAAATGGTGGACAGTGTAATCATAGCTGCAGTTGTGGTTTTGGATCCAATGTTAGCCTTTCTCCCAACTCATATTACAGCACTGATCTTAGCAATACAAACATCCCGAATGTTAGCTTTGGAAGCTTTGATTATACTTCAGTGATTTCAGATacccctcctcctccacctccacgACCATTGCCTCCTTGTCCACCAATTTCCTCCAATCCCCCTGACCTTCCTCCTCTCAAGCCTTGCACTCTGCCTGCCAATGCATCTCGCCCAGATAGGTTTGACTGGCTGATAGCCTTCACCCCAGATACAGAGTCGCCACCTCTTCAGATGCGAAAATTGTCCAACGATGGCATGCTGCAAAAAGTCCCATCTTCAACTTCAGGCTCAAAAGTCACAACCTTTAAAGAATTGCGCAACAGAAGCAAACAGAGCTCCCCGCCAGCTCCTGTTCAACCAGAACCTGATCCAACTGTTATCACCCCAGATCCTGATTTCCTGTACAACCTCAAATGGAGAAGAGAGAAGATTGATGGGGATGGCTGGGAATATACTTCCCAAGCACAAGCCTCATTTCTTCAGCCGCCACCCACTCCTGCCTCATTGTCCCTATTTAGAGAAATGTGTCGTTTGAATATACAAGAAGAATGCCCAGCAGAACCCAAAGTTTCCAAACAAATTGGCTGTTCAGTAAGTGAAGGCAGCCTTAGGACTATTTGTGATGAAAAAGATAAagctgttcacaccaagaagaTGGATGATGAAGATAAAGTGGAAGTTAGGGGAATGGCAGATGGAGCATGGACTTTGGAAACCAGGACATCAG TGTCCTCACCTCCCTTGTCCCTCTCCCTGACCTCACCTTATTACCTGCACTCTGATCCCCAGTTTTACCACACTGACACTAACAGGGATCGTGTCTTGAACCGTTCTGAGGGTTCTGTAACCATCTCAAACCCGTTTCCCCCTTTTGACTGCAGCACAGATGACTATACTGACTCCCTGTACTGTGCTGGCCCAGAAAACAATACGTTTTTGTTCTGTAAACAAGAAAATGATCTCAACGGTAACATGGATTCTCTGTACCACCGCTGTAATCATGTTGACAGCTTCCTAGACTCTTTATACATCTGTGGGCATGATCGTGACAGCACAAAAAACAGCTTCTGTCCACATAACAGTGGATTCGATTCAATCAGAAATGATGATTCCCTTTACAGGGATGCCAGATACACAAGAAACAGCCTGAAGCTGCTCACCGACCCTGAACCGCCGTCTGACATTAACACTCTCACCGAGGGCGACATAACGCCGTACAAAAACATTGACATGCAGACTTACATAACTATGCGAAACCTCAAAAATCGGAGCTTTGCGAGCAAAAGCAGTTACAAAGATGTCGACTTGCTGTTTGATTTAAACTCAGACAACATTGATGACTCGAAACCACCAATAAACCCGTTTTTTGACTACAACAGcaatgaaaacacaacacagaacAAACAGCAGCTTGTATCTTTTCCTGCTTACTACCTTTATCACCCCAAAAACTGCCCCTTGCATAAAGGCGCCCCCCCACGGCTTTCCCCCGTAGGAGCGATCTCTCCTCCCCACAGGTCCGGGCCTCCAGTTCCTGGCACAGATGTTGCCCGTCTCTGTTCACCCCTGTTCCCCCGCAGTCACACCCTTCCTGCCCTTGCCGCCCCTCTTTACTACCCTTATCTGTACACACCCCCTGTTCAAGCCCCTCTGCGGGAGCCATCGGTCCCCATACTTCACTCTCAGCAGAGTCCACCACCGCTCACTTTGA CTGTTCGCAGCTTCTCATTTGCCGGCTCTGAGCAGAAGAACGCGGCTTGGATGGGAGAAGATGTGAGGCCCTCACTGAGTGCTGAAGGGCTGTCTGCTGCCTGCctgcaagaaaagaaaa CTCTTGTGAATTCCATCAGTGTGGCAGTGGAAGCCATTTTGGCTCAGTTCAGTTCGTCCAGGACTGTTGTACAGAAG tTTCACTCAGTAGATAAG ACTCTTTCTGGAGATAGCAGTGTGAATCCCTGTCTGGGTCGTCTGGTACTGCAGTGCCTTTGCCCGGCCCTGCGCAGCCTGCTCTCTGATGGACTCAAGCCCCACCAGAGTGACCTCATTGCAGGCAGAAGGCCAAATTCACCCTGGGGTTTGGTTCAGGCCTCCACCAAACCAG gccCGAGCACACAGGCTTTGCACAACCTTCAGACTAAAGTAGCAGGGCTTCCCCAGCTTAAGCAGAGCAGACACAAGTTCAACGCGTTCCTGTTTGGCCTTCTCAA TGTCAAGCTCCTGGATTACTGGCTTTCACATTTGCAGTCCTGCAGCG ATGTGTTGGAGACATATTACCGCCCCACTTCCTTCATGCGTCTCTCAATAACGTCTTGCCAGCCTCTTTTCGAAGAGCTTCTCCTCCTACTgcagcctctctctcttctgacCTTTAACCTCGACCTGCTGTTTCAGCATCACCACCTTGACCCCTCCTCCCCGACGCTCACCCCAGCCAGTCACACATCGGAGATTTATAGCCCACCAAACGAAGACTTCGGCTTCCACTTGTCACCCAAGAGGCTTTTCCAAGGAAGTGGCCATCATCTTGGAAGCGTGTTAGAGCAAGACCATGGCATTTCGGGTTTAGACAGCAATCCTAATTCAGGTCTCACGAGTCACGTTCTCGATCTGTCAGCCTATCGGAATCCAATTTCGCTTTCATCAGGCGTCACCAAGGAGGAAGACAGCCCGCCGTTATCGTGGTTTAAAGGGAACGAGATCTCCATACCTCTTAATGCCGGAAGCCTTTCCCAGCAGGCAGGCCAGGCTCTTCAGCAAGGCTGGGGTGCAGTAATGCGTTTTGGGGAGCGTTTAGGACAGAACTTTGGTTTGGCCACTTCCACAGAGGATGATAAAGGTCCAAACTCACCTGTTGACTTCAAGACTGGCTTCTCGCTGAATCCAAAAAGTCCTTATGAAAACAGGCAGCAACCAAGAGACGACCTTTCCTTGAAGGATAGTGAAACTGCTGTTCCCTGGGGTCTGGGACGGCTCTTTGGAGCTTCTAAGAGCCCCAACAACCCACCAGCAAGCag GCGCCCATCTCAGTGGCTCTCCCCAGGCGTATCCGTCCTTTCCCGCATAGTGAATCTTAGCCAGGGTCCTCCGCCTGAGAAGAGAGAGCCCCAGAGAAGCAAAGATAAGGAGGAAGATGAGAAGGAAGAGATTAATGAAGCCAGAGATCAGCCAAAGCCCTTGAG GATGGTCCGAACGCTGTGTGACCACACAGGCGCCGGAACAGAGCTGAGCTTCAGGAAGGGGGAGGAGCTTGTCCTGTTGGGAGGCGTGGACCACGACTGGATTCGATGTCGTCAAGGTCACAAGGAAGGCCTTGTTCCCATTGGTTATGCTTCGCTTATCATGTGA